The following are from one region of the Neurospora crassa OR74A linkage group III, whole genome shotgun sequence genome:
- a CDS encoding heavy metal tolerance protein has protein sequence MDALKSGRGFQPSLAEVVFRNSQLFYPVILLFAFIISAGIHSIVTSKTEEEVVAPTIKGPGGKPLPFTKRRREHHDIQAPFVHNGDVAKTVFQYLSAGLVLSFVANGAAIALHAVSARGVKGEVGDWWCDEQRIVYVAGSAFFYVYVLITLFDWEHSPNIVHFITWVLGLGGEIVVLLSFALIVTGSHYSNFGAQDPIPKQTDGLDGWDLVDLSIGAVRILIVSIMVFTYAALTTRKCIKEKQRYDEEASHSDSDESSPLLNGSHPNYHTGSNRGNDRRLPRTDSGFGSENGAGEAGCQQRDAEAAFYRPQKLPHKTWFEYCRGYSVFFPYLWPANSLKLQGIILVCFVLVLLQRFVNIAVPAQMGRVTDALEPKDGVFKMPWMQVGLLVLYKLLQGPSGLLGSLRSILWIPVSQHTYRALTTAAFEHVHSLSLDFHLGKRTGEVLSALNKGASINQFLEQTTFQVAPMLIDLFIAIIFFYVKFGPMYALFVSVITFYYLFLTIRMAATRADQRRDMVNADREEEAVKNDSITSYETVKYFNAEKYEFARYRNAILNFQAAEAKVTFGMNHMNMCQSMVFMCGFLVIMMTCAYQVSQGTRTLGEFVSLITYLGQLQGPLNFFGTFYRTIQQAMISGERLLELFKIQPSVIDGPDVQDLASCSGHLKWNNVGFSYDKRRPALHDLSFECKPGTTTAFVGESGGGKSTVFRLMFRYYNCQEGSIQMDGHDVKDLTIDSVRRFIGVVPQDTILFNETLMYNLKYANPNATEEDVYDACRAAAIHDRILSFPDGYATKVGERGLRLSGGEKQRVAIARTILKNPQIIMLDEATSALDGETEQKIQSKLISGNFGEGRTLLIIAHRLSTITHADQIIVLHAGTMVEKGTHQELLALGGRYASMWEKHCRAERAAEHALRATLKAQKLLSRANLSRDDDHSDGDSMASSAILQTGLKSPTAGTSTPDNESDTTSHRGTSSHSDDDSSASVSGSEGTLHDEASDDSHEEDNHNSAYDPRIAAIQPIAGRRDNGQPLSASYVSRSGLSSSCSLPRRVRAST, from the exons ATGGACGCACTCAAGAGTGGACGAGGCTTTCAGCCCAGCCTCGCTGAAGTCGTCTTTAGGAATTCTCAGCTATTCTATCCAGTCATTCTATTATTCGCCTTCATCATCTCAGCCGGCATCCATAGTATCGTCACTTCCAAGACCGAGGAGGAAGTAGTTGCCCCAACCATCAAGGGCCCCGGCGGCAAACCTCTACCCTTTACCAAGAGAAGGCGTGAGCATCATGACATTCAAGCACCCTTTGTTCACAACGGCGACGTGGCCAAGACCGTGTTTCAGTACCTCTCGGCTGGTCTTGTACTATCATTTGTTGCCAACGGTGCTGCTATCGCCCTCCACGCCGTGTCAGCTCGCGGAGTGAAAGGGGAGGTGGGCGATTGGTGGTGCGATGAACAGCGCATC GTTTACGTTGCTGGGTCAGCTTTCTTCTACGTATACGTTCTCATCACGTTGTTTGACTGGGAACACAGCCCGAATATCGTCCACTTCATTACATGGgttctcggcctcggcggcgAAATTGTCGTCCTGTTATCATTCGCCCTCATTGTTACCGGGAGCCACTACTCCAACTTCGGCGCTCAGGACCCGATACCGAAACAAACTGATGGCTTGGACGGATGGGACCTTGTGGATCTCAGCATTGGTGCCGTCCGTATACTAATCGTATCGATTATGGTGTTCACCTATGCGGCTCTAACGACTAGGAAGTGTATCAAGGAAAAACAGCGATATGACGAAGAAGCAAGCCACTCCGATAGTGACGAGTCAAGTCCTTTGCTAAACGGAAGTCACCCGAACTATCATACCGGCTCCAACAGAGGCAATGATCGCAGACTTCCACGGACCGACTCTGGATTTGGGAGCGAAAATGGCGCTGGGGAAGCGGGTTGTCAACAGCGTGATGCGGAAGCGGCATTTTACCGACCTCAGAAACTCCCTCACAAGACCTGGTTCGAATACTGCCGCGGTTATTCGGTCTTCTTCCCATATCTTTGGCCAGCAAATTCTCTCAAGCTCCAGGGCATCATACTTGTGTGCTTTGTTTTGGTCCTTCTTCAGCGCTTTGTCAACATTGCGGTTCCCGCTCAGATGGGGAGAGTTACCGATGCATTAGAGCCGAAGGACGGGGTTTTCAAAATGCCGTGGATGCAGGTTGGACTCCTCGTATTATACAAGCTGCTTCAAGGGCCTTCTGGATTGCTGGGGTCTTTGAGGTCGATCCTCTGGATTCCCGTATCGCAGCATACCTACCGAGCATTGACGACAGCTGCATTTGAGCATGTGCATTCCTTGTCACTGGATTTCCACCTTGGCAAACGCACTGGAGAGGTCCTTTCCGCTCTCAACAAGGGAGCCTCTATCAACCAGTTCCTGGAGCAGACAACCTTCCAAGTGGCTCCTATGCTCATCGACCTTTTCAtagccatcatcttcttctatgTCAAGTTCGGGCCCATGTACGCCTTGTTCGTCTCGGTCATCACCTTTTATTATTTGTTTTTGACGATCCGTATGGCGGCAACCAGGGCTGACCAGCGACGCGATATGGTCAACGCGGatagagaggaagaggcggtTAAGAACGATTCGATCACGTCTTACGAAACGGTCAAGTACTTCAACGCCGAAAAATACGAGTTTGCGCGCTACCGCAATGCGATCCTCAACTTCCAGGCAGCCGAGGCCAAGGTGACCTTTGGCATGAATCACATGAACATGTGTCAGTCCATGGTCTTCATGTGCGGCTTTCTTGTCATCATGATGACCTGCGCGTATCAGGTCAGCCAAGGCACTCGGACCCTTGGTGAGTTTGTGTCGTTGATCACTTATCTCGGCCAACTGCAAGGACCACTCAACTTCTTTGGTACTTTTTACCGGACCATCCAGCAAGCCATGATCTCCGGAGAGAGACTCCTTGAACTCTTCAAAATCCAGCCTTCTGTCATCGACGGCCCTGATGTCCAAGACTTGGCAAGCTGCAGCGGCCATTTGAAATGGAACAACGTCGGGTTCTCGTACGACAAGCGCAGGCCTGCCCTGCATGACCTGTCTTTCGAGTGCAAGCCCGGAACTACCACCGCGTTTGTCGGCGAGTCTGGAGGTGGCAAATCCACCGTTTTCCGTTTGATGTTCCGGTATTACAACTGCCAGGAGGGAAGCATACAGATGGACGGCCATGACGTGAAAGACTTGACCATCGACTCAGTGCGCCGATTCATCGGTGTTGTTCCGCAAGATACTATCCTGTTCAACGAGACCCTCATGTACAACCTGAAATATGCGAACCCGAACGCAACCGAGGAAGATGTGTATGATGCTTGCCGGGCGGCTGCGATTCACGATCGTATTCTGAGTTTCCCGGACGGCTACGCCACCAAAGTTGGCGAGCGTGGCCTTCGCTTGAGCGGTGGTGAGAAGCAACGTGTCGCTATCGCGCGCACAATTCTCAAAAACCCACAAATCATCATGTTGGACGAGGCGACATCAGCCTTGGATGGTGAGACAGAGCAGAAGATCCAGTCCAAGCTAATCAGCGGCAATTTTGGCGAGGGCCGTACGCTCCTGATCATTGC GCATCGATTGTCAACTATTACGCATGCGGATCAAATTATCGTCCTTCACGCTGGCACCATGGTCGAAAAAGGTACGCATCAGGAGCTCCTAGCTCTGGGTGGCCGCTATGCTTCCATGTGGGAGAAGCATTGCCGTGCTGAACGCGCGGCAGAGCACGCCCTGAGAGCCACCCTGAAGGCTCAAAAACTGTTGAGTCGAGCCAACCTCTCACGAGATGACGATCACTCAGATGGAGATAGCATGGCCTCATCCGCTATTCTGCAGACAGGGCTGAAAAGCCCAACTGCTGGTACCTCGACGCCGGACAATGAGTCAGACACCACATCTCATAGGGGTACTAGCTCACACTCGGATGATGACAGCAGCGCTTCGGTCAGTGGATCAGAGGGAACTCTTCATGACGAAGCGAGCGATGATTCTCACGAGGAGGACAACCACAACAGTGCCTACGACCCGCGAATCGCGGCGATACAACCAATTGCTGGACGCAGAGACAATGGTCAACCGCTTTCAGCCTCATATGTCTCGCGTTCTGGACTGTCCTCAAGTTGCTCTTTGCCACGTAGGGTACGAGCCAGTACATGA